One Balaenoptera musculus isolate JJ_BM4_2016_0621 chromosome 13, mBalMus1.pri.v3, whole genome shotgun sequence genomic region harbors:
- the MSGN1 gene encoding mesogenin-1, whose product MDNLRETFLSLEDGLGSSDSPGLLSSWDWKDRAGPFELTQASPTQSLSPAPSMESYSSSPCPAVAGLSCGHGGANNGGSNACSGLGTGGLVEVGYDVLAFQPAYLQGAGGPKTQKGTKVRMSVQRRRKASEREKLRMRTLADALHTLRNYLPPVYSQRGQPLTKIQTLKYTIKYIGELTDLLNSGREPRPQST is encoded by the coding sequence ATGGACAACCTGCGTGAGACCTTCCTCAGCCTCGAAGACGGCTTGGGCTCCTCCGACAGCCCTGGCCTGCTGTCCTCCTGGGACTGGAAAGACAGGGCAGGGCCCTTTGAGCTGACCCAGGCCTCTCCCACCCAGAGCCTCTCTCCGGCCCCATCGATGGAGTCCTATTCTTCTTCTCCTTGTCCGGCTGTGGCTGGGCTGTCCTGTGGGCACGGAGGTGCCAACAATGGGGGCAGCAATGCCTGCAGCGGCCTTGGGACTGGCGGCCTGGTGGAGGTGGGTTATGATGTGTTAGCTTTCCAGCCTGCCTATCTGCAGGGCGCTGGTGGCCCCAAAACCCAGAAGGGCACCAAAGTCAGGATGTCCGTTCAGCGGAGACGGAAGGCCAGTGAGAGGGAGAAGCTCCGGATGAGGACCTTGGCTGATGCCCTGCACACCCTCCGGAATTACCTGCCACCCGTCTACAGCCAAAGGGGCCAGCCGCTCACCAAGATCCAGACGCTGAAGTACACCATCAAGTACATCGGAGAACTCACAGACCTTCTCAACAGCGGGCGAGAGCCTCGGCCCCAGAGCACTTGA